From Streptomyces sp. NBC_01460, a single genomic window includes:
- a CDS encoding thiamine-phosphate kinase, with the protein MKGTVGELGEFGLIRELTSRLTTTPAVRLGPGDDAAVVAAPDRRVVASTDILLEGRHFRRDWSTAYDVGRKAAAQNLADIAAMGAVPTALLLGLVVPADLPVTWAAELMDGLRDECQVAGAAVVGGDVVGGDTITVAITALGDLRNHEPVTRSGARPGDVVAVTGWLGWSAAGFAVLSRGFRSPRAFVEAHRRPEPPYHAGPAAAGLGATAMTDVSDGLVADLGHIAEASKVRIDLRSGLIDIPSQMSDIGQAVGVDPLQWVLTGGEDHAIVATFPADVKLPARWKVIGEVLNPSALPQVTVDGAPWTSKGGWDHFGSIEDAQ; encoded by the coding sequence GTGAAGGGAACCGTGGGCGAGTTGGGGGAGTTCGGGCTCATCAGAGAGCTCACTTCCCGGCTCACCACCACTCCGGCGGTACGGCTGGGACCCGGCGACGACGCCGCGGTCGTGGCCGCTCCCGACCGCAGGGTCGTGGCCAGTACGGACATCCTGCTGGAAGGGCGGCACTTCCGCCGCGACTGGTCGACGGCGTACGACGTCGGCCGCAAGGCGGCCGCACAGAACCTCGCCGACATCGCCGCCATGGGCGCCGTGCCCACCGCGCTGCTGCTCGGCCTCGTCGTACCGGCCGACCTGCCCGTCACCTGGGCCGCCGAGCTGATGGACGGGCTGCGCGACGAATGCCAGGTCGCCGGCGCGGCCGTGGTCGGCGGTGACGTCGTCGGCGGCGACACCATCACCGTCGCCATCACCGCCCTCGGCGACCTGCGCAACCACGAACCCGTCACCCGGTCCGGGGCCCGGCCCGGTGACGTCGTGGCCGTCACCGGATGGCTCGGCTGGTCCGCCGCCGGATTCGCCGTGCTCTCCCGGGGGTTCCGCTCGCCGCGCGCCTTCGTGGAGGCCCACCGGCGCCCCGAACCCCCGTACCACGCGGGTCCCGCGGCGGCGGGGCTGGGCGCCACGGCCATGACCGACGTCAGTGACGGACTCGTCGCCGACCTCGGTCACATCGCCGAGGCCAGCAAGGTCCGCATCGACCTGCGGTCCGGGCTCATCGACATCCCGTCGCAGATGTCCGACATCGGACAGGCCGTCGGGGTCGACCCGCTGCAGTGGGTGCTCACCGGGGGAGAGGACCACGCGATCGTGGCGACGTTCCCGGCCGACGTGAAGCTGCCCGCGCGCTGGAAGGTCATCGGGGAGGTACTCAACCCGTCGGCGCTGCCCCAGGTCACCGTCGACGGGGCGCCCTGGACGAGCAAGGGCGGCTGGGACCATTTCGGATCCATCGAGGACGCGCAGTAG
- the thiD gene encoding bifunctional hydroxymethylpyrimidine kinase/phosphomethylpyrimidine kinase codes for MTAPAPIPPRVLTVAGSDSGGGAGIQADLKTMLALGAHGMSVLTAVTAQNSLGVQGAWELPVDAVRAQYRSVVDDIGVQAVKTGMLSSAALVDTVAELLAGTGAPVVVDPVGVSKHGDALLAAEALDSVRTKLLPVATVATPNLDEVAQLTGVTVTDEAGMRRAAAEILAYGPRWVVVKGGHLPGEAVDLLTDGGEEHWLRAPRYDNRHTHGTGCTLASAIACGLARGQDVPTAVRGAKEYVTGAIRAGFALGGGIGPVDHGWLTRPVG; via the coding sequence ATGACCGCACCTGCCCCGATACCGCCCCGTGTCCTCACCGTCGCCGGATCAGACTCCGGCGGCGGTGCGGGCATCCAGGCCGACCTGAAGACGATGCTGGCCCTCGGCGCCCACGGCATGAGCGTGCTGACCGCGGTCACCGCCCAGAACTCGCTGGGCGTGCAAGGAGCCTGGGAGCTTCCGGTGGACGCCGTGCGCGCCCAGTACCGCAGCGTCGTCGACGACATCGGCGTCCAGGCCGTGAAGACCGGCATGCTGTCCTCGGCCGCCCTCGTCGACACCGTCGCGGAACTCCTCGCGGGGACCGGCGCACCCGTCGTCGTCGACCCCGTCGGCGTCTCCAAGCACGGGGACGCCCTGCTCGCCGCCGAAGCCCTCGACTCCGTACGCACGAAGCTGCTGCCCGTCGCCACGGTCGCCACCCCGAACCTCGACGAGGTGGCCCAGCTCACCGGCGTCACCGTCACCGACGAGGCGGGGATGCGGCGGGCCGCCGCGGAGATCCTCGCGTACGGTCCGCGCTGGGTGGTCGTCAAGGGCGGCCATCTGCCCGGCGAGGCCGTGGACCTGCTGACGGACGGCGGCGAGGAGCACTGGCTGCGCGCGCCCCGGTACGACAACCGGCACACCCACGGCACGGGCTGCACCCTCGCCTCCGCCATCGCGTGCGGACTCGCCCGCGGCCAGGACGTGCCGACCGCGGTGCGGGGGGCGAAGGAGTACGTCACCGGCGCGATCCGGGCCGGCTTCGCGCTGGGCGGCGGGATCGGCCCCGTCGACCACGGCTGGCTCACACGCCCCGTGGGGTGA
- the rpmB gene encoding 50S ribosomal protein L28: MAANCDVCGKGPSFGNSISHSHRRTSRRWNPNIQRVRAVVGRTPKRLNVCTSCIKAGKVAR, translated from the coding sequence GTGGCTGCCAACTGCGACGTTTGCGGCAAGGGGCCGAGCTTCGGCAACAGCATTTCGCACTCGCACCGCCGTACGTCCCGTCGCTGGAATCCCAACATCCAGCGCGTGCGTGCCGTGGTCGGGCGGACGCCGAAGCGGCTCAACGTCTGCACCTCGTGCATCAAGGCCGGCAAGGTCGCGCGCTGA